One Stratiformator vulcanicus genomic window, ACTCGGCGGTCTCGGCTTGGCGACAACCGACCTGATTCCGGCCAAGCACGTGATCCGCGGATCGCGAAAGTCGGATCAGTTGTTGGAAACGTCTCCCGAAGACAGGCCGCTCACCGTGCAGATTTTCGGCCGTGACGCCGCAGAAGCCGCTCAGGCCGCGCAGGTTCTCGAAGACGACGGCTACGGCGGGGTCGATCTTAATATGGGTTGCCCCATGCGAAAGATTAATAAGTCGGGCGGGGGCGCCAAATTAATGTGCGAGGCCGACAGCGCCGTCAATATGGCCCGGACTGTCATCGCGGCCGTCTCGATCCCGGTCACCATTAAAATGCGGTTGGGCTGGGACGCCGATTCCATCACGGCTCCGCAACTGGCCCGGATGTTCGAACAGGAAGGCGTTGCCGCCGTCACCGTGCATGGTCGAACCCGGGCACAGGGTTTCTCCGGAAGCGTCGATCTTAATGGCATCGCGGCCACTGCCGCGGCCGTCGACTCAATGCCGATTATCGGCAATGGCGATGTTAGAACACCCGAAGATGCACTTTACATGCAGCAGTTCACTGGTTGCGATGCGATCGCAATCGGTCGCGGTGCGATGATGGACCCGTGGATATTTCGCAAGCTCGACGACATCGCCGCGGGGCGTGAGCCTCACGAGCCAGAGCCGGCCGAGATCATCGCATTCCTGCGTCGACACTTCACCCTGATGACCGAGCAGCACGGCGATTACTCATGCACGCTATTCCGCAAATTCGCCGCCTGGTACGGGGCGAAGCTCGGGGTTCCCGAAGACTTGGAAGACCGA contains:
- a CDS encoding tRNA dihydrouridine synthase yields the protein MSADLATPPRPGLRIGDRELATRYFLAPLAGYTHLAFRTAIRELGGLGLATTDLIPAKHVIRGSRKSDQLLETSPEDRPLTVQIFGRDAAEAAQAAQVLEDDGYGGVDLNMGCPMRKINKSGGGAKLMCEADSAVNMARTVIAAVSIPVTIKMRLGWDADSITAPQLARMFEQEGVAAVTVHGRTRAQGFSGSVDLNGIAATAAAVDSMPIIGNGDVRTPEDALYMQQFTGCDAIAIGRGAMMDPWIFRKLDDIAAGREPHEPEPAEIIAFLRRHFTLMTEQHGDYSCTLFRKFAAWYGAKLGVPEDLEDRLRLIGSVETFNEIVDEIEQRHGERESSIPTALVKVPNGPVERW